The genomic DNA GTTCAGCGTTGTTGATGATCTGCAGTTTCCGTACGAGCTGAAGCCAGACGCCGGACGCTTTGAGCTTGGCGGACCGAACATGCTCGGAATCTACGCGCTGAACGAGGGCGTGCAGCTTCTGCTGCAAACCGGCATCGCCCGAATCACAGACCACGTGCTGGCGCTCAGCGGACATCTTCGTGAACGGGCCGCTGCACTCGGTTTGCCGGTGATGACTCCGTCCGATGCGGATCAGCGTGCGGGCATCGTCGCCTGGGAGGATCGCAATTGTAAGGCGACCGCCGCACGATTAGCGGAGGAAGGCGTCCTGGTCAGTGGCAGTTCCGGCCGCATCCGCGCCGCAATCCACCTCTATACCGACCGCGATGAGGTGGATGCGCTAGTGATGGCGATGGCCAGTTTTCCGGCAATTCACTAGTGTTTTGAGCCTTGCTGTGATGCCTTGGCAACGAGATTGCGCGTGGTGTTGCACGACACACCGCCAAGCGGCGGGCACACAGGAGGACGACATGCCACAAGGGACCATCAAGACGATTCTTCCCGACAAGGGTTTCGGGTTCATCACGCCGGACGGCGCACCCAGCCGTGGGTCGGACGTCTTCTTTCATCAGTCAGCGCTGCTGAGCGGCTTCATTGCCGATCTGCACGAAGGCCAGCAGGTTGAGTATGACGTAGAGCCGGACCCACGCCACCCGGAGCGCAACCGCGCCTCGAACGTCCGGATCGTCGACGAGGAGTAGCTCGAACGCTGCGTCACGCCCTGCGGGTGAACGCACGGCATCTCGGTTTCGGTGACGTGAATTTCACCGAAACCGAGATGGATCCGTTATGTAGCGATGCATCGAGTCGACGTCGCGCGTGCCGCTGAACTGAGGCTCGTCGATGGCACAGGCTTACGGGCGTTCGCCGATCAATCAGAAAACTCGTCTGTCACGAACGCGACGATGCGGTCGACACCGCGCCGGATGATCTCCGCACCCTTTTCTGCAGTGGCGACAGCAGGATTGCCGACTACTCCGGTGTCGGAGCGCGCATGCATGCCCTTGTACTGGATGATGTCGGCGTACGGCACCGCTGCCGTCGGGGTGTGATCTGCAATCCGGTCGCGAACGACGAAGTCTGGCTCAAGGTGCAGCATGATCGATGTGCCGATTTCGGAGGCATGTCCGTTGGCGTGCGCGCCGGTGTCAACTACGTCTTTGACGAGTGCTGCGACGTAATCCCACCAGAAGACTTGCGCGCAGCGAACACCGTGATTGCTCTGCAGCGACATGGCGACCTCACCGATTGGGCCGATGTTTCCGCGATGACTATTGATAAAGAGGACGCGGTGGAACCCCCACGAGATGACGCTTTCAACTGACTCGCGCACATAGGCTGTCAACGTCGCCGTTGAGACCGTCAAGGTGCCTGGAAAGTCGCCGAGCGAGCGGGAGAACCCGACTGGCAAGGTTGGCAGCACCGGCGCGCCAAGCTGTGCGCCAACCAGCTTCGCAATGTGGGTGACCACGATTGTGTCTGTACCGACCGGTAAGTGGGTCCCATAGACTTCAGTGGCGCCAGTTGGCACGATGACGAGATCAGTCTTCTCGCGAATTGCGTCGAAGTCAGACCAGGGTTGTTCGAGCATGTACATTGCGCCTCCTGCCGTTCATTCCACTTTCACTCGTTGTTGTGCGGAGTGCAGACATATTCCCACACTTACACGACGATTTGAAATTGGCGAAGAAGTCACATCAGCTAACGCCATCTGTCGTGGAAGCACCAATGACGAGGAGTCCAGTCGATTGAACCTGGCCGAGGATCAACGTCCGCGATTCACCTGGAGACGGCGGGGCGCACCGCAACCGGCACTCACTACAGCCCCGAACACTGCCCTTCCTTGTCGCCCGTAACGGTGTTGCCCGCACCGGTTGGCGCGGAGACGTTTGATTCGCACTGCAGGTTGCCGTCAACTGCGTTTTCGCGCAGGTCGATGCTGCGGACGTTGCTCTCCAATTGAATGTTGCCGCCCACGATGTTGCCGTTGATGGCGATCGCGCCGCGATTCTCCTCAAGCTGAATGTCACCATTGATGCGTGAGTTCGAGACTTCAACGCTGCCGCCGTGCTCAACCTGAACGTTGCCGCCTACCGTCGAACCATCCAGCACGTTCACGGTTGCGGGACCTTCGCCTTGTACGTCGCCTTTGATCGCTGCGCCATGGGCATGGAGCGTCGCGTTGCGGGCGAGCTTGACGTTGCCATCGACGGTGATGCCGTCGAGCGTGCAGGTCGCGCTGGTCGGCACGTCAATATCGTCGTTCACCTGGCTGCCAAGGTTTGCGCAGACGTCTTTGTCAGCACTCCCTGAAACTGCCGGCAGCGTGCTTGTTGCAGATGCCGCTCCGGGAGATTGCGATGTGCTGCCGTCGTTGTTATCGACTCCGCCGCAGGCAACTGCCAGCAGCAAGATCGTTACGACAATCAGCGACATCCGGCGGTAGAGAGCACGACCACAATACCCATATCGATCGATCATGACGACTTAGTGACCGCGCTGCGCCTCGAGCGTCGCTGCAACTTTGCGATTTGCGCTCGATATGTCTGGCAGCGGTTCGCCGGACAGCAGACGACGACGCTTCTCCGGTTCGGCCTGTGCCAGCGGCTCGCAGCGCTCGACGAGCATTGGGATCTGCTCCGGCTTTAGCGCCAGAATCCCGTTGTCATCGGCCAGAATGATGTCGCCGGGGGAAACGCTGACGCCGCCGCACTGCACGACTGTGTTGATTTCGCCAGTGAGACCCATCCCTCGCGTCGTGATTGGCGAGATGCCGCGGCTGAACACGAGGTAGCCCATCTCTTCGATCTCGATGACATCAGTCAACGGTCCATCGACGATGGTCGCGCCGAGCCCCTTGACGTGTGCAGCGAGCGAGGTCATCTCACCCCAGCAGGCGTGCTTGTCATCGCCGTTGCGGTCGATTACCAGGATGTCGCCCGGCTGTGCGCGATCGATCGCGACATGGACAATCGAGCTGTCGACCGCCATCGCGCGGACGGTGAAGGCCGGCCCACAGACTGTGAACTTGCGCTTGCCGGCCGGGCGCAGGGCGTTGTCCATGAAGCCAAAGTGGAGGACGTGGCCAATCGTGGCCGGCGGGATGGCGCGCAGGCGTTCGAGAAGGTCAGCAGGCACACCCGGATCGACACGCTCGTTAATGATGATCATCGCTTCGTTCCCTGTTTTCCTCACGCACCGATGCTCACTCAGCAGGTGAACACCGACCAACAGATATCGTTTCGTAATCGTTGATCGTCGAGCACGAGCTCTCGAATCTGCTCAGGGAGCTGCTCGCGCTGCCAATGGCACTCGAACCGCCCCACGCGCTGCTCCTCTCCGTCCGGCGCGGCGGCTTGCACGGCCCTGATTGCATATGCTGCCGCGCCGAGCTCGTGCGCCGCGACGTGCGCGACCGCCGCCGCCTGACCAGCTGCGAACGCGGCATTCCGGGCCGCCCCAGTCAGGTCTCTGGCTGCGGCGTTTGCATGGCCGGCTGCTGTGCGCGATTGGGACATCGAAACATCGCCGCGCACCCATGCCCGGACCTGTTCGATCGCATGGCGTGGCCGCGAGTCCGTGGGCTTCACTGACTCGAACAGGTTGAGCACGTGCTCCGCACACGACGCCGCCCACAGGGCGAGGAGGCGGTGATCTGCGTCGGTAAGTGTCCCACCGCGTCGGATCGTCACGAAGCGAGGATCACGGTCTTTGGGAAGTATCACAGCTGCCATTCCTTCGGTGCGCATCTGCTCGACTTGACCGGAGGCGCGTACCTGGATTTCGCCACACCACCCATATCGACCGCGCTCGACGCCTGTCGCGACGGGACAGGGTCACAACCGAGACCTCCGGCGGACGTGCTTCCGATTCAACCAGTATGCCTTTCAGTGCCTCATGTTCGCCCACGAGCCCCGTGCCGTCGCGCGTGTCAAGTAAACTCGAGGATGCAGCGTACTTTGGCAAGCATCTGAACCGAGAGGATAGGCGACATGGGCGACACGATGCGGGTTGGGCTCGTGCAGATCAACACGCAGGCTGATAAGGAAGCGAACCTCCAGCGTGCCGAGGAGCTGATCGACGAAGCAGTTGCGAAGGGAGCGCGCTTTGTTGTGCTGCCGGAGTACGTCAGCTTTCTTGGGCCACGCGATCAGCATCAGGCCATTGCGGAGCCGATCCCCGGCCCGACGACCGAGCGCTTCGCCGCGAAGGCGCGCCTGCATGGGATCTACCTGCACGGCGGCTCGATTCACGAGCTGTCGGAGACTGACGGCAAGTTCTACAACACGTCGGTCGTCGTCAATCCGCAGGGCGAGATCATTGCAACCTATCGCAAGATCCATCTGTTCGATATCGACCTGACCGGCAATGTAACAGCCAATGAATCATCGACGATTCTGCCGGGCGACGAGATCGTGACCGCCGAAATCGACGGACATACCGTCGGACTCTCCATCTGCTACGACCTGCGATTCCCCGAGCTGTACCGGCTGCTGGCGCTGTCCGGCGCAGAGGTGCTGCTCGTCCCGGCCGCATTCACGATGTTCACCGGCAAGGATCACTGGCACGTCCTGCTGCGCGCCCGAGCGATCGAGAACCAGACCTGGGTCCTCGCTCCGGGACAGTTCGGCGCGCACGAGCCAAACGCGCAGTGCTACGGCCACAGCCTGATTATCGATCCCTGGGGCACGGTCGTCGCCGACGCCTCCAACGGTGAGGGCGTTGTCGTCGCCGACCTCGACTTCGATGCGCTGCGGAAAATCCGCACCCAGCTCCCCTCCCTCGCCAACCGCCGACCAGCGACGTACCGCGAGAAGGTGGAAGTGTAGGGTCACCTGCCCTACTCGCTCTGCCGCAACAGCCGCATACCATTAAGGATGACGATCAGTGAGGCACCGACGTCGGCGAAGACTGCCTCCCAGAGAGTGGCTGCACCGCCGACTGCCAGGACGAGGAACACGACCTTCAGGATCAGCGCGAAGCCGATGTTCTGAGCAATGATGCGCTTGGCCGAGCGTGACAGGCGGACGGTGAAGGCGAGCTTGCCGAGATCGTCGCCCATTAGTGCGATGTCGGCGGTCTCCAGAGCGGTGTCGGTGCCGGCCGCACCCATCGCGATGCCAACTGTGGCACGCGCAAGCGCGGGTGCGTCGTTGACGCCGTCGCCAACCATACCGACGCGACCGTGGCGTTCCAGCAGCTCCTCAATGACGGTGACTTTGTCGTCCGGCAGCAGCCCGGCGCGGACATCGTCGACACCAGCCTGCTGGGCGATTGCCTGCGCGACGACCGGGCGGTCTCCGGTGAGCATCACTGTCTCGCGGATGCCGGCCCGCTCGATGGCGGCGATGGCTTCGCGCGCCTCGGGCCGCACCTGATCAGCCATGCCGATCATGCCGACGAGTCGTCCGTCCTCCTCGATTAGCACCGTCGTCTGGCCGCGCTCCTCCAGCGCCGCCAGTTGCGCGGCTTCCGGTGCAGCAAGGTCGGCGGACAGCATGCTGCTTGAGCCGATGCGGACGAACGTGACACCGACGCGCGCGCTGATGCCGCGTCCAGTGGTGGCGCTGACGTCGGACACGATCTGGTTGCCAGTGTTGATCTTGCGGTCGTGTGCGGCTGTGACGATCGCCTCACCCAACGGATGTTCGGAGTAGCGTTCCACAGCTGCGGCGAGCGCCAGGATCTCGTCTGCTGAGCGGCCATCGAGCGGCTCGATCGAGACAACGCGCGGCTGGCCAACGGTCAACGTGCCGGTCTTGTCGAAAGCGAGCGCGCGCAGCGAGCCGGCCGCCTCCAGATGCGCTCCGCCCTTGATCAGCACGCCACTTCGCGCAGCCGCCGAGATCGCGGCGACGATCGATACCGGTGTTGAGATCACGAGTGCGCACGGACAGGCAATCACCAGCAGGACGAGCGCGCGGTAGAGCCAACCGGCCCAATCCCCGCCACCGAGGAGCGGCGGCAGGACGGCGACGGCGGCGGCGATCGCGATCACTGCCGGGGTGTAGTACATCGCGAAGGTATCGACGAAGCGTTGCGACGGCGCGCGTTGCGATTGCGCCGCCTCGACCATGCGAATGATGCGGGCGATTGTCGAATCGGCGGCCTTGCGGGATGCCTGCACATCGAGCACGCCCTGGCCATTGATGGTCCCAGCGAAAACACTTGCACCGTGAGCGACATCAACCGGGATGCTCTCACCAGTAACCGGAGCCTGATTGACTGCCGAAGCACCAGCGACAATGACGCCATCGACCGGCAGACGCTCTCCCGGACGGACGATCACGACATCGCCGGGCGAGACCTCGGCAACCGGCACACGATGCTCGTGGTCGCCGTGGCGCACCAGCGCCTCGGCCGGTGCCAGCGCCATTAGCGACCGAATCGAATTCCGCGCGCGATCCATCGTGTAGCGCTCAAGCGCCTCTCCAAGTGAGAACAGGACAACAACCGTCGCAGCCTCGAGCCATTCGCCAATGAGGGCGGCCCCGACCACGGCAATCATCATCAGCGCGTTGATGTCCAGCCGATGGGTCGCCCGGATCGTCGCGATACCCTTGCGGGCAACCGGCCAGCCGGCGACGGCGACCGCCGCGGCCCAAGCGGCGATCGATGCTGACTCGGGCGCGCCTGCGACGGCAAGCGCGATGCCAACAACAGTCAGGCCAAGACCGGCCAGCACGAGCAGGTTCTTGCGGTCGGTAAGGATGCTGCGCAGACGTCCGGATGACATCTCGGCTGACTCGTCATGCCCGAGCCGATAGCCCATCGACTGGACTGTTCGTGCAATCGTCGCCGGATTGGTTTCAGCAGCGGCGTATTCAACAGCCAGCCGTGCGCCGGCAAAGTTCACTTCGGCGCTCTGGACACCGGTCAACCGCGCAACGCCGCGCTCGATGTTACGAGCGCAATCGGCGCAGTCCATCCCCTCGACCGGCCACACTTCGTGGACGAACTCAGTGGCCAGATCGCGGCCCTCGGCCCGGACAGCCTCCTCCAGGGCCGTCGTCGATGTCAGTGATGGGTCGTAGGCGAGAGCAAGCGCCACTCCGCTTGATTCGAGGTTGGCACTGGATACGCCGGTCACGGTGCGCAGACTGCTGACCAGGCGACCTCGGCACTGCTCGCAGGCAGCCACCTCCGGCGTCAGCAATCCGGACAGCGGGAGTCGAGCTGTCGCACTCATGCGCCTTCCTCCATCCGATGCGTGACGTGATCCAGTGCCTGCCCCAGCAGACCGACAACGTGATCGTCATCGAGTGTGTAGTAGGCGAGGCGACCCTCGCGACGGAAGCGCACCAGTCCTCGATCGCGCAGCACGCGCAGTTGATGCGATGCGGCGGATTGGCTCAATCCGGCAATCGCGGCGACATCGCCGACGCAGAGCTCCTGTTCGGCCAGTGCCGCCAAAATCCGCAGGCGTGTCGGATCGGCCAGCGCGCCAAACAGCTCGGTGGTTCCTGCCAGTACCGACTGGGATGGCACTGCTTTCCGTGCGGCACGAACGGCGTCCAGATGAACGACCTCTGCGGTATTTGGAGTCGGCTGGCGCAGTTGATCGACCTTGCGTGGTCTAGCCATCATCGCCCTCCCCTGCTCACGAACCACGTGGTTCGGTTCGATTTGAAACGTATTGATACTGGGTCTCAAGATATGAGTTACTATTCATGTATTGATAATACCCGACGACAGGTCGGGGTGCAAGCAACCTGTCGTCGAGGTGGTGGTTAGAGGGAGCGGTAGATCGCGAGCGCCTCGCCGAGCGCCGCAAAGCCGGCTGGCGTGTGCGGGGTGGGGTTGCAGATGGCGTGCGATACGCCGAGATCCGCAAACGCCTTCAGGCCCTGTGCGACCTCGGTTGGGCTGCCGAGCAGTACCTTGTCCGGGTCATGGTCATCGCCCGCCGTCTCGCCGAGATGGCTGAACGCGACATTGATGCCGACCGTCACCTCGAGCGTCGAGATGTCACGCCCGACCTCGTCGCAGGCGGCGGTCATCTCCGCGAGACGGTCCAGGAAGAGGCGGGTCCCACCAAACCAGGCCGCGTTCCACATGTCGGCGTGCTCGGCAGTGAGCCGGAGCATCCGTGGACCACGGGCCGCGATCAGCACCGGCGGGCTACCGGGCCGCGGGCCACGTGGAATCATCGCCGCGTCGTTGGCCGAGAAAAACGCGCCCTGCATATCGACCGAGCCGTCGCGCAGCAGCGGGCGAATGATCGAGAGCGCTTCCTCGAACTGCGTGCCGAGATGATGGAATGGATAGCCAAACGCCTCGAACTCTGGCTGGTGCCAACCTGCGCCGAGCCCGAGGATCACTCTGCCGCCGGACACCTCGTCGGCCGTTACCGCCATCTTCGCCAGCAGTGCCGGATTTCGCCATGCCGCACACATCACAAGCTGCCCAAGCTCCACGCGGCTGGTCGCTTCGCAGAGCGCCGAGAGAATCGTCCAGCCCTCCCAGATGCCGAACTCCGGCGTATCAGGAAAACGATAGAGCAGATGGTCGTAGATCCAGACGGAGTCGAATCCGTCCTGCTCCGCCTGCAATGCCTGGTCGCGTACTTCGGCGTATGGTCGTGGGTTCGGGTTATCCCCGTTCCCACCAAGCATCAGAATCGTGCCTACCTTCACTCAGACTCCCCCTTCATCGATCGGTCGGCGGACACACCGCCCACCGGAGCGACAGGGTACCCGCATCTGGCGGTTTCGTCGCTGTCCCTCAAGTTGGCGGCCACCGTTGCCGACAGCCGCAATGGTGCTCGATGGGAGAAAGATAGGTGTGGTAGTGGCGCTGCTGCGTTTTGCAGGTAGCGACGATGAGGCAGCGCCACGAGGATCAACGCGCTCAGCTAGAGCGTGATGACGTGGTCCGGCGGATTTCCGGCCAGCGCGCCGTAGAGATCGGGGAAGCAGCCGACGTGTACGCCCGCAACCGTGCCACTCACCTGGCAATCGCCCGGTTCGCCGGTGGCGAGGCCGCGCTCGATGGCGCACTGATCGCAGAGCATCAGCAAAATGTTCTGCTCGGCGGCTACCTTCGCCAGTCGCTCGCCGACCGGATCGCCAGAGCGCAGGACATAGGTGTTGTCGTCAAAGAACATCATCCCGACGACCTCAACCCCGTGCCGACCCTCCTCCAGCTGCGGCAGGATCATCTTGCCCAGCTTGTAACTGGCAGTATGGCCGGATGTGCTGAAAACGTAAGCGACTTTCATCGCGAAGTATTCCTCTCGTTCACGGCTGACCCAGCGCCAGCCATGCGACGCGACCTTATCATGATCTCCCAGGTGGGCTGCCATGGTGCAACGGCTGATTGCTCAGGTCTGGGGAAACTACTCCATCTGCTCCGCTCGAACCGGCAGGCTGCGGCGGAGCTGATTCCAGAAGGCGACAGACGCGACGGCTGCGACCGTGACAATGCCGCCGACGAGGAGTGAAACGGGCGTGCCGAAGCTGCTGGCGATCGCTCCGGCGATCAGTGCACCGAACGGCGCTGTGCCGGCGAAGACGGTCGTGTAGACGCTCATGACGCGCCCGCGCAGCTCGTCTGGGGCGCTCGTCTGGACAGTCGTGTTCGCCATCGCCATCGTCGTTGTTGAGCAGAAGCCGATGGCTGCCAGCACGAGCATCGCGATCCCGATAGCCAGTGGGATTGCGCCGACTAGCGCAAGCACGATGTCGAGCGCGCCAAGGGCTCCGGCGGTCGAGTACAGCATCCAGCGCTTGACCGACGTGACGAGGAAGGCCAGGGCGAGCGCACCGATTAGCGAGCCAACGCCAGAAGCGGCCATCAACAGTCCAAAACCACCGGCACCACTATGCAGATCCTGCTTGGCAAGCAGCGGGATCCAGACATTGAAGGTCATCCCGAACGTGGCCACCAGGCCGACAAGCATGATCGGTCGCAGGATGCTCTCTGTCGATCGGACGTAGTGCAGGCCCTGGCGCAACTGCTCGAGGCCGCGTCCGCGCGCGACATCGACGTGCGGCCCGAGCTTCATCATCAGCAAGCCGGCTATCACTGCCAGATAGGACAGCGAGTTGATCCCGAACGCCGCTGCCGGACCGACAGCGGCAAGCAGCACGCCAGCCACCGCCGGCCCGATGATGCGGGCCGCATTGAACAACGAGGAGTTCAGCGCGATGGCGTTCATCAGGTCGTCCTTGCCGACCATCTCGACGACGAATGCCTGGCGGGTTGGCATATCGAATGCGTTCACGGTCCCGAGCAGGAAGGCGATCGCGTAAACCATCCAGAGCTCGATGTGACCGCTCCACGTCAGAACAGCCAGCAGACCGGCCAGCACGCCGGAGAGCGCTTGTGTGACGACGAGCAGATTGCGCTTGCGCACCCGGTCGACGATCACTCCAGCGAAGAGACCGATTGCCAGGACCGGTGCGAACTGGAAGACGCTGACCAACCCCAGCAGGAACGCCGAAGGTGTCAGCGTCAGAACCAGCCAGGATTGCGCCAGCGACTGCATCCATGTGCCGGTGACCGAGATGAGCTGTCCGAACCAGAACAGACGGTAGTTGCGGTAGCGAAATGCGGCCAGTCCGCGCGGCAATCGCGACCAGATGTCTCGTTGTCGTCGTCTGTCGCTCACGCCATCCACCACTCCCCCCAAGCGCCGGATCTTGATTGCGGTCGGATTCCCCTTCAGATCATCGCTGATGTTGGCGAATGAGGCGAGGCTTGATTTCGGGCGGGGCGCTGACCGTGCGCCCCGTCGGTATTGACCTTACACGTCGTTTCGGATCAGGAGCGCCGTCGCGGCTCCGAGAGCGCAGATAGCCGCGCTCACAAGGAACGTGTTGTGGATGCCGGAGACGAACGCCAGCTGGATCTCGTTGAAGATCTGCGGTAGCAACGCCGCCTGATCCTGCGGCACGATCTGCTGCACCAGCTCGAACTGACTACTCTTGATCGCGGTGACGAGCCGCTCCCGGACTGCCGGATCGAGCGCGATACCTTCGAGTCGATCGCCGGTGTAGATACCCACCCAGGACTGTAGCACCGAACCGAGAACCGCGATCCCGAGCACTTGCCCGACGTTGCGCGTCGTGTTCAGGATACCGGAGGCGCTACCGGCGATCCGTGGCGGAACCTCGCGCATCGCCGCTGCCGTCATCGGGGCGAAGGTCATGCCCATCCCGGTGCCGGTCACGATTAGCGACGGGAACAGCGACTGCCAGGTCGTCGACGTATCGATCGACGCGATGATGAGCAGGATGCCGACCGTGATGAGCGCCAGCCCGCCAGTCAGGATCCAGCGCGCGCCAATGCGGTCCGAGAGCCGTCCGCTGAGTGGAGCGACGACCATGATCATCACTGACATCGGGATCATCGTCATCCCGGCACGGATTGGGGAGAAGCCCAGGACGCCCTGCAGGAACAGCGTCATCGGGAAGAAGATGCCGAGCATACCGAAGGCGACGACGAAGGCGATGACGTTGCCAACTGAGAAGTTGCGCAGTGCGAACAGCTCGAGTTTCATCAGCGGATCTTCGAGCCGCTTCTCCCACCAGACGAATGCTGCCAGCAACACGACGCCGAGAATGAACAGGCCGACGATCAACGGATCGGTCCAGCCCATGCTGTTCGCCTCGATGAGCGCATAGACGATCGCGAAGATTCCGGTGCCTGAGAGCACGACGCCGCCCCAATCGATCCGTCGGCTGGCGTGCGGGTCCACGGACTCCGGAACGATCGCAATCGTCGCCAGGATCGCGATGATGCCGACCGGGACGTTGATCAGGAAGACCCACTCCCAGGCGTAGTCGGTCACGATGAAGCCGCCGACAATCGGCCCAATCACCGCGCCGAGCGCGACGATGCCGCCCCAGATCCCCATCGCTGCGCCGCGCTTGTCAGGCGGGAAGACAACAGTAATGAGTGAGAGAGTTTGCGGCATCATGAACGCACCACCGACGCCCTGAAGCACGCGCGCCAGAATGAGGGCGTTGACGCCGGATATGCCGACCAGATCGCCGAGCCAGCTCGAAACCCCGCATAGCGCCGATGCCGCCGTAAATATCGCCATACCGACGATGAACAGCTTCTTGCGCCCGAAGATGTCGCCCAGGCGACCGAACGAAAGCAGCAGAACGGCGTAGGCCAGGATATAGGAGTCAAGCACCCACTGGATCTCGGAGAGCGTGGCACCGAGGCCGATCTGGATCTTGCGTTGTGCGATGTTGACGACCGTCGAGTCCAGTAGCAGCATGAAGACCGCTGCGCACAGGACGACCAGAATCAGCCACGGATTTCGCGTCGGTTCAGTTTCCGCATCGGCCGGCATTGTTGCCGGGCGCGGGGATACGGTTGTTGCCATGTTGCCCCTTCATCAGTGACATGGGAATGGAACACGTTATGGACTGCGCCGCCTATGACGACGACTCGGGTGTGTCAGGCGGTGGCAGCGTGCTTGGTGCTAGCGGGCAGCCGGACAGATCACGCGGCTCACGCTCCATCGCCATTGCCAGCGCGCGCAACGCCGGAACGAATGCCGCGCGCTGCTCGTCGGGCAGCGATTCCAGAGCAGCCCGCACCTGCGCGCGCCGCATGTCGTGGAAATGCTTGCCGAGGTCGCGAGCCAGCGGCGTAAGATCGATCCGCACCCGACGGCGATCGTCGGGATCGACTTCGCGGATCACGAGTCCATCGTCGACAAGACGATCGACCAGCTCGGACGCAGTTGGCAGGGAGATGCCCAGACCGCGTGCGAGCTCGCCAAGTGTCGACGCGCCAGCCCGATGCAGGAACCCAAGCGACTTGACCTGTCCGAGCGAGCGCCCCGAGTTCATCGGGTGCTCCATCAGCGAGGCATAGAGTCGGCGGCCAATAACAGGCAGCACTGCCAGTGCTTCATCTATCTGTTGTTCGTCGGTTGGCATAGCCATCGTCTCTCGCAATCCGATCAGTTCGGATTACGAATGATACGGATTCCGAAGCGATGTGTACCTGTCCATGTGGTCGGGTTGAGGACAGGTTCGCGGCTCATGGTGAGTACGTCTCCGGCAGCAGCTGTCGTCATGCCGTTTCGGCTGATCTTCGCAGTCACAGGCGAAGGAAACGTCGTTTCACCTCGCTGCTGACGCGCTGGGCTATCCGGGTACTTGACGCACGCGCACGGAATCGGTAACCCTTGAACGGCACCTAAGAGTGCCGAGGTTTACACAGATTTCCCTGTGGCGGAGGTTGGGACGAGAGGGCACGCACCCAGTGCGACTCTGGATGCTGGGGACGAATCACGAGCGCGCGTCGATTGAGGTCCGCGAACGGCTGGCCTTTGGCAACGACAATCTCGGCGACGGCGTCCGGCAGCTTGGAGCGGTAGCGCACGAGGGGGTCATCCTCTCTACGTGTAACCGCACAGAAATCTATGGGCTGTTTGATAGCGACACTGACGGCGGCGAAGAGCTCCGTCAGTTCCTCGTTGGCTCCCGCGATCTGCCGGCGACGACCGTCGCTGCCACGACCTACCTGCACGCCGACAACGAGGCTGTCCGCCATCTCTATCGAGTGAGTTGCGGGCTGGATTCGATGCTGCTCGGCGAGCCGCAAATCCTCACCCAGGTGCAGGACGCGCTGGCAACCGCTCGCGAGACTGCGGCGGCTGGCCCGGTACTGACGCGCCTCTATACCGATGCGCTACGCGTCGGCAAGGCGGCTCGGACGTCCACCGGCATCGCGCGGAACCGACTTTCAATCGCACATGCTGCCATCGACCTTGCCACACGGGAACTCGGCTCGCTGGCGGGTCAACGTGTCATCGTCCTCGGCGCGGGCGAGATTGGGACGATCGCCGCGCGGGTGCTCCGCACCGCCAACACTGCCGATCTGGTCATCGTGAATCGCACGCCATCTCGCGGACAGGCGCTGGCGGC from Thermomicrobiales bacterium includes the following:
- a CDS encoding aminotransferase class V-fold PLP-dependent enzyme translates to WDIAPEAIAAQVDGRTRLVFLSHVSYRTGTRIDLERAAELIRQRNPTTIVAADATQSLGVVPVPADACDFVVVTTCKWLLGPHGLGVLYWNRRRMPSAEPAGIGWFSVVDDLQFPYELKPDAGRFELGGPNMLGIYALNEGVQLLLQTGIARITDHVLALSGHLRERAAALGLPVMTPSDADQRAGIVAWEDRNCKATAARLAEEGVLVSGSSGRIRAAIHLYTDRDEVDALVMAMASFPAIH
- a CDS encoding cold shock domain-containing protein, coding for MPQGTIKTILPDKGFGFITPDGAPSRGSDVFFHQSALLSGFIADLHEGQQVEYDVEPDPRHPERNRASNVRIVDEE
- a CDS encoding creatininase family protein, which encodes MLEQPWSDFDAIREKTDLVIVPTGATEVYGTHLPVGTDTIVVTHIAKLVGAQLGAPVLPTLPVGFSRSLGDFPGTLTVSTATLTAYVRESVESVISWGFHRVLFINSHRGNIGPIGEVAMSLQSNHGVRCAQVFWWDYVAALVKDVVDTGAHANGHASEIGTSIMLHLEPDFVVRDRIADHTPTAAVPYADIIQYKGMHARSDTGVVGNPAVATAEKGAEIIRRGVDRIVAFVTDEFSD
- a CDS encoding FapA family protein yields the protein MIDRYGYCGRALYRRMSLIVVTILLLAVACGGVDNNDGSTSQSPGAASATSTLPAVSGSADKDVCANLGSQVNDDIDVPTSATCTLDGITVDGNVKLARNATLHAHGAAIKGDVQGEGPATVNVLDGSTVGGNVQVEHGGSVEVSNSRINGDIQLEENRGAIAINGNIVGGNIQLESNVRSIDLRENAVDGNLQCESNVSAPTGAGNTVTGDKEGQCSGL
- a CDS encoding RraA family protein; this translates as MIIINERVDPGVPADLLERLRAIPPATIGHVLHFGFMDNALRPAGKRKFTVCGPAFTVRAMAVDSSIVHVAIDRAQPGDILVIDRNGDDKHACWGEMTSLAAHVKGLGATIVDGPLTDVIEIEEMGYLVFSRGISPITTRGMGLTGEINTVVQCGGVSVSPGDIILADDNGILALKPEQIPMLVERCEPLAQAEPEKRRRLLSGEPLPDISSANRKVAATLEAQRGH
- a CDS encoding carbon-nitrogen hydrolase family protein, translating into MGDTMRVGLVQINTQADKEANLQRAEELIDEAVAKGARFVVLPEYVSFLGPRDQHQAIAEPIPGPTTERFAAKARLHGIYLHGGSIHELSETDGKFYNTSVVVNPQGEIIATYRKIHLFDIDLTGNVTANESSTILPGDEIVTAEIDGHTVGLSICYDLRFPELYRLLALSGAEVLLVPAAFTMFTGKDHWHVLLRARAIENQTWVLAPGQFGAHEPNAQCYGHSLIIDPWGTVVADASNGEGVVVADLDFDALRKIRTQLPSLANRRPATYREKVEV